From the Martelella mediterranea DSM 17316 genome, one window contains:
- the glpK gene encoding glycerol kinase GlpK, with the protein MGHILAIDQGTTSSRAIIFDDAMKIVASAQEEFPQHYPASGHVEHDPADIWSTVAATCREAVERAEVATSDIAAIGIANQRETVIVWDRETGRPIHNAIVWQDRRTADRCAKLREDGHEKFITAATGLLLDPYFSATKLAWLLDNVEGARRQAENGKLAFGTVDTYLIWRLTGGRSHVTDATNAARTMLYNIDKGEWDADICKLLDIPQAILPEVKDCAADFGMTRADLFGREIPIYGVAGDQQAATIGQACFTPGMLKSTYGTGCFALLNTGDRMVASKNRMLTTIAYQFDGRPTYALEGSIFIAGAVVQWLRDGLKVIRHARETDALAKSADTAQTLYMVPAFTGLGAPYWDAESRGAIFGLTRNSGPAEFARAALQSVGYQTRDLLEAMQDDWGSADSANILRVDGGMSANDWTMQFLSDILGVPVDRPKVVETTTLGAAWLAGSRAGLYPDRDEFAKIWALDRQFTPSMDEATRERLYKGWKNAVSRTLGAI; encoded by the coding sequence ATGGGCCATATTCTGGCGATCGACCAGGGCACGACATCGAGCCGCGCCATCATCTTCGACGACGCGATGAAGATCGTGGCCTCCGCCCAGGAGGAATTCCCCCAGCATTATCCCGCTTCCGGCCATGTCGAGCACGACCCCGCCGACATCTGGTCGACGGTCGCCGCCACCTGCCGCGAGGCGGTCGAGCGCGCCGAAGTCGCGACCTCCGACATTGCCGCGATCGGCATCGCCAACCAGCGCGAGACCGTGATCGTCTGGGACCGCGAGACCGGGCGGCCGATCCACAATGCCATCGTCTGGCAGGACCGGCGCACCGCCGACCGCTGCGCCAAGCTCCGCGAGGACGGCCATGAGAAGTTCATCACAGCGGCCACCGGTCTTTTGCTCGACCCGTATTTCTCCGCCACCAAGCTCGCCTGGTTGCTCGACAATGTCGAGGGTGCGCGCCGACAAGCCGAGAATGGCAAGCTCGCCTTCGGCACGGTCGACACCTATCTGATCTGGCGGCTGACCGGCGGGCGCTCCCATGTGACGGACGCCACCAATGCGGCGCGCACCATGCTCTACAATATCGACAAGGGCGAATGGGACGCCGATATATGCAAGCTCCTCGACATTCCGCAGGCGATCCTGCCGGAGGTAAAGGACTGCGCCGCCGATTTCGGCATGACCCGGGCCGATCTCTTCGGCCGCGAAATCCCGATCTACGGCGTTGCCGGCGACCAGCAGGCGGCAACCATCGGCCAGGCCTGTTTTACACCCGGCATGCTGAAATCCACCTATGGCACCGGCTGCTTCGCGCTGCTCAACACCGGCGACAGGATGGTTGCCAGCAAGAACCGCATGCTGACCACCATCGCCTATCAGTTCGACGGCAGGCCCACCTATGCGCTCGAAGGTTCGATCTTCATCGCCGGCGCGGTGGTGCAGTGGCTGCGCGACGGGCTGAAGGTGATCCGCCACGCCCGCGAAACCGATGCGCTGGCGAAATCCGCCGATACCGCGCAGACGCTCTACATGGTGCCGGCCTTCACCGGCCTCGGCGCGCCCTATTGGGATGCCGAAAGCCGTGGCGCTATCTTCGGGCTGACGCGTAATTCCGGGCCCGCCGAATTCGCCCGCGCCGCGCTTCAGAGCGTCGGCTACCAGACCCGCGACCTCCTGGAAGCGATGCAGGATGACTGGGGCAGCGCCGACAGCGCCAATATCCTGCGCGTCGATGGCGGCATGAGCGCCAATGACTGGACCATGCAGTTCCTCTCCGACATTCTGGGCGTCCCCGTCGACCGGCCCAAGGTGGTCGAGACCACCACGCTGGGGGCGGCCTGGCTCGCCGGCAGCCGGGCCGGGCTCTATCCCGACCGCGACGAGTTCGCGAAGATCTGGGCCCTCGACCGCCAGTTCACCCCGTCAATGGACGAGGCCACCCGCGAGCGGCTCTACAAGGGCTGGAAAAACGCCGTCAGCAGGACGCTGGGGGCGATTTGA
- the glpD gene encoding glycerol-3-phosphate dehydrogenase: MSEPVDIFVIGGGVNGVGVARDAAGRGLTVALAEMHDLASATSSASTKLFHGGLRYLEYYEFRLVREALIEREVLLKAMPHISWPMRFVLPHHKGLRPWWLVRLGLFLYDHLGGRKILPATKALDLSRDKAGKPLKSEYRRAFEYSDCWVQDARLVSLMARDAAKRGANIMTRTRVTGAEQVTGEDGKTLWKVSLENAEGPLPPIHARALVNAGGPWVADLLKGAIGIDTREKVRLVRGSHIVTRKLYDHDRCYFFQGSDGRIIFAIPYEQDFTLIGTTDQDHHGPARDAKCTPEEADYLCRFASEYFERPVTTDDIVWTYSGVRPLYDDGASSATAATRDYVLSLRKEGAPLLSVFGGKITTHRKLAEAVIHKLSHYFPQAGGDWTATSTLPGGDFPVAETAAMPDRLARDYPFLDHAAALRLIRSYGSECWDLLGNAKTPADLGRHFGAGLYEAEVRWLMEKEFAKTAEDIVFRRTKRGLRMSADEIAALDDRMNAAG; this comes from the coding sequence ATGTCGGAACCTGTCGACATTTTCGTTATCGGCGGCGGCGTCAACGGCGTCGGCGTGGCGCGTGATGCCGCGGGCCGCGGCCTGACCGTCGCGCTCGCCGAGATGCACGACCTTGCCTCGGCCACCTCCTCGGCCTCGACCAAGCTCTTCCACGGCGGGCTCCGCTATCTCGAATATTATGAGTTCCGGCTGGTCCGCGAGGCGCTGATCGAGCGCGAGGTACTGCTGAAGGCAATGCCTCATATTTCCTGGCCGATGCGCTTCGTGCTGCCGCACCACAAGGGCCTGCGCCCGTGGTGGCTGGTGCGGCTCGGCCTGTTTCTCTACGACCATCTGGGCGGTCGCAAGATCCTGCCCGCCACCAAGGCGCTCGATCTTTCCCGAGATAAGGCCGGCAAACCGCTCAAAAGCGAATATCGGCGCGCATTCGAATATTCCGACTGCTGGGTGCAGGATGCCCGGTTGGTATCGCTGATGGCGCGCGATGCCGCGAAGCGCGGCGCGAACATCATGACCCGGACGCGGGTGACCGGCGCCGAGCAGGTGACAGGTGAGGACGGCAAGACGCTGTGGAAGGTCTCGCTGGAAAACGCGGAAGGCCCGCTGCCGCCCATCCATGCCCGCGCGCTGGTGAATGCCGGCGGGCCCTGGGTCGCCGATCTCCTGAAGGGCGCGATCGGCATCGACACGAGGGAGAAGGTCCGGCTGGTGCGCGGCAGCCATATCGTCACCCGCAAGCTTTACGACCATGATCGATGCTACTTTTTCCAGGGCTCGGACGGCCGGATCATCTTCGCCATTCCCTATGAGCAGGATTTCACGCTCATCGGCACCACCGACCAGGACCATCACGGCCCGGCGCGCGACGCGAAATGCACGCCCGAGGAGGCGGACTATCTTTGCCGCTTCGCCTCGGAATATTTCGAAAGGCCGGTGACGACCGACGATATCGTCTGGACCTATTCCGGCGTCCGCCCGCTTTATGACGATGGCGCGTCGTCGGCGACCGCCGCGACGCGGGATTACGTGCTGTCGCTGCGCAAGGAAGGCGCGCCGCTCTTGAGCGTCTTCGGCGGCAAGATCACCACCCATCGCAAGCTCGCCGAAGCCGTTATCCACAAGCTGTCCCATTATTTTCCACAGGCTGGCGGCGACTGGACGGCGACATCGACACTGCCCGGCGGCGACTTTCCGGTGGCCGAAACGGCGGCCATGCCCGACAGGCTCGCGCGCGATTACCCCTTTCTCGACCATGCCGCAGCACTTCGCCTGATCCGCAGCTATGGCAGCGAGTGCTGGGATTTGCTCGGCAACGCAAAAACGCCCGCCGATCTCGGCCGGCATTTCGGCGCCGGGCTTTACGAGGCGGAGGTGCGCTGGCTGATGGAGAAGGAATTTGCGAAAACTGCGGAGGATATCGTCTTTCGCCGCACCAAGCGCGGCCTTAGGATGAGCGCGGACGAGATCGCGGCGCTGGACGACCGGATGAACGCCGCCGGCTGA
- a CDS encoding MFS transporter, with the protein MNPVVPLIMAVALFMENMDSTVISTALPAIAADLNVGPITLKLALTTYMVALAIFIPVSGWMADRFGAARVFRSAILVFLLGSVACAVSGNLLEFVGARFLQGMGGAMMTPVGRLVILRTTDRSELVRAMALLTIPALVGPMAGPPVGGFITTYFSWHWIFLINVPIGIVGLIMSAIFLPAIKDEPTSNLDWMGFFLVATAASGIVFGMSVISLPALPPATGIVTTGIGIAAALLYLRHARRRANPLLNLKLFQTPTYRAAVGASAFFRMATGAFPFLMPLMLQLGFGLNPFQSGMITFVGAVGALVMKFVAPRVFAAYGFRTVLMVAALGASLLTMSFAFFEATTPYIIIVTLLFATGLCRSFFFTGVNALGYADIEQAQASQATASTSMFQQVSLALGVAFAATILEVTAWITGEGLTVQHFHIAFLVVSFISLAAIIPLLRLDADSGSAVSGHRRLKPETSSEAAE; encoded by the coding sequence ATGAATCCCGTCGTTCCGCTCATCATGGCTGTTGCCCTGTTCATGGAAAACATGGATTCAACGGTGATATCCACGGCGCTGCCGGCGATCGCCGCCGATCTCAATGTCGGGCCGATCACGCTGAAACTGGCGCTGACGACCTATATGGTGGCGCTGGCGATCTTCATTCCGGTCTCCGGCTGGATGGCCGACCGGTTCGGCGCCGCCCGTGTGTTCCGCTCCGCGATCCTCGTGTTCCTGCTGGGCTCGGTGGCCTGCGCCGTCTCCGGCAATCTGCTGGAATTCGTCGGCGCGCGCTTTCTGCAGGGCATGGGCGGGGCGATGATGACGCCGGTGGGTCGTCTCGTGATCCTGCGCACCACCGACCGCTCCGAACTGGTGCGCGCCATGGCGCTGTTGACGATCCCGGCGCTGGTCGGGCCGATGGCGGGGCCGCCGGTCGGCGGTTTCATCACCACCTATTTCTCCTGGCACTGGATCTTCCTGATCAATGTGCCGATCGGCATTGTCGGCCTCATCATGTCTGCCATCTTCCTGCCGGCGATCAAGGACGAGCCGACGTCGAACCTTGACTGGATGGGGTTCTTCCTGGTGGCGACCGCGGCTTCCGGCATCGTCTTCGGCATGTCGGTAATCTCGCTTCCGGCCCTGCCGCCGGCAACCGGCATCGTCACCACCGGCATCGGCATTGCCGCGGCGCTGCTCTACCTCAGGCACGCAAGGCGCAGGGCCAATCCGCTCTTGAACCTGAAACTGTTCCAGACGCCGACCTATCGCGCGGCGGTTGGCGCCTCGGCCTTCTTCCGGATGGCGACCGGCGCGTTTCCGTTTCTGATGCCGCTGATGCTGCAGCTCGGTTTCGGGCTCAACCCGTTCCAGTCCGGCATGATCACTTTTGTCGGCGCGGTCGGCGCGCTGGTGATGAAATTCGTAGCGCCGCGCGTCTTTGCCGCCTACGGTTTCCGCACCGTGCTGATGGTTGCAGCACTCGGCGCCTCGCTGTTGACGATGAGCTTCGCCTTCTTCGAGGCGACGACGCCCTACATCATCATCGTCACGCTGCTGTTTGCCACCGGGCTCTGCCGCTCGTTCTTCTTCACCGGCGTCAACGCGCTCGGCTATGCCGATATCGAGCAGGCGCAAGCAAGCCAGGCCACCGCCTCGACCTCGATGTTCCAGCAGGTCAGCCTCGCGCTCGGCGTCGCCTTTGCCGCCACCATCCTCGAAGTCACGGCCTGGATCACCGGCGAAGGACTGACGGTCCAGCACTTCCATATCGCCTTCCTGGTCGTCTCCTTCATTTCGCTGGCCGCGATCATTCCGCTGTTGCGGCTTGATGCCGACAGCGGCTCGGCGGTTTCCGGCCACAGGCGGCTGAAGCCGGAGACGAGCAGCGAGGCAGCGGAATAA